Proteins from a single region of Nocardiopsis dassonvillei subsp. dassonvillei DSM 43111:
- a CDS encoding FAD-dependent oxidoreductase, whose protein sequence is MTETSTEILVVGGGLGGVAAALAAADSGRRVVLTEETDWIGGQLTAQAVPPDENPWIERFGSTASYRRLREGIRDHYRRAYPLRAEAASSLTLNPGAGRVSKLCHEPRVALAVLEEMVGPHRAAGRLTVLLRHRPVAAHTDGDRVSAVELEDERGRRRTVSAAYVLDATENGDLLPMAGLDHVTGAEARSEHGEPHAPEVADPTNLQGITYCFAMSHHQGEDHTIERPAMYDFWRSYTPEFWPGPLLGFSAPDPRTLEPVARTFVPNPDTDPLAVAADQSADAGDKELWGFRRILARRMHLPGAFDSDITLANWPLNDYWLKPALEIEGLVDARTVREAHEEARQLSLSVLYWLQTEAPRADGGTGFPGLKPRPDVTGTETGLAKAAYVRESRRIRAVTTVTEHDVSLDLLGPHGIVRRHDSVGVGSYRIDLHPSTGGDNYVDVASVPFEIPLGALLPERETNLLPAAKNVGTTHITNGCFRLHPVEWNIGEAAGRLAAFALEHGTTPHAVRAKDELLEAFTAVLDRTGVERRWPDVRGY, encoded by the coding sequence ATGACCGAGACCAGCACAGAGATCCTCGTCGTCGGCGGGGGGCTGGGCGGTGTGGCCGCGGCCCTGGCCGCCGCCGACTCCGGCCGCCGCGTGGTGCTGACCGAGGAGACCGACTGGATCGGCGGACAGCTCACCGCGCAGGCGGTGCCGCCCGACGAGAACCCGTGGATCGAGCGCTTCGGTTCCACCGCCTCCTACCGGCGCCTGCGCGAGGGCATCCGCGACCACTACCGGCGCGCCTACCCGCTGCGGGCCGAGGCCGCCTCCTCGCTCACCCTCAACCCCGGCGCGGGCCGGGTCAGCAAGCTGTGCCACGAGCCCCGTGTGGCCCTGGCGGTGCTGGAGGAGATGGTGGGCCCGCACCGGGCGGCCGGGCGTTTGACCGTCCTGCTGCGCCACCGGCCGGTGGCCGCGCACACCGACGGCGACCGGGTGAGCGCGGTGGAGCTGGAGGACGAGCGGGGGCGCCGCCGCACGGTGAGCGCCGCCTACGTCCTGGACGCCACCGAGAACGGCGACCTGCTGCCGATGGCGGGCCTGGACCACGTCACCGGCGCCGAGGCGCGCTCGGAGCACGGCGAGCCGCACGCCCCCGAGGTGGCCGACCCGACCAACCTGCAGGGCATCACCTACTGCTTCGCGATGTCGCACCACCAGGGCGAGGACCACACCATCGAGCGCCCGGCGATGTACGACTTCTGGCGCTCCTACACGCCCGAGTTCTGGCCGGGGCCGCTGCTGGGCTTCTCCGCGCCCGACCCGCGCACGCTGGAGCCGGTGGCGCGCACGTTCGTGCCCAACCCCGACACCGACCCGCTCGCGGTGGCCGCCGACCAGAGCGCGGACGCGGGCGACAAGGAGCTGTGGGGTTTCCGGCGCATCCTGGCCCGGCGCATGCACCTGCCCGGCGCCTTCGACTCCGACATCACCCTGGCCAACTGGCCGCTCAACGACTACTGGCTCAAGCCCGCCCTGGAGATCGAGGGGCTGGTGGACGCCCGGACCGTCCGCGAGGCCCACGAGGAGGCCCGCCAGCTGTCGCTGTCGGTGCTGTACTGGCTCCAGACCGAGGCGCCCCGCGCCGACGGCGGCACCGGCTTCCCCGGGCTCAAACCGCGGCCCGACGTGACCGGCACGGAGACGGGTCTGGCCAAGGCCGCCTACGTGCGCGAGTCCCGGCGCATCCGGGCGGTCACCACCGTCACCGAGCACGACGTGTCCCTGGACCTGCTGGGTCCGCACGGCATCGTGCGCCGCCACGACTCGGTGGGGGTGGGCAGCTACCGCATCGACCTGCACCCCTCCACGGGCGGTGACAACTACGTGGACGTGGCCAGCGTCCCGTTCGAGATCCCGCTGGGGGCCCTGCTGCCCGAGCGGGAGACCAACCTGCTGCCCGCCGCCAAGAACGTCGGCACCACCCACATCACCAACGGCTGCTTCCGGCTGCACCCGGTGGAGTGGAACATCGGTGAGGCCGCCGGGCGGTTGGCCGCCTTCGCCCTGGAGCACGGCACCACGCCGCACGCCGTGCGCGCCAAGGACGAGCTGCTGGAGGCCTTCACCGCCGTGCTGGACCGCACCGGCGTCGAGCGCCGCTGGCCCGACGTGCGCGGCTACTGA
- a CDS encoding LacI family DNA-binding transcriptional regulator: protein MTHVRRAGPRRPRQSDIARVAGVSQATVSLVLRGTPTGMSLARETRQRVLDAAEELGYVPDPVATRLASASNAMLGLYTFSATFPTDVAHSYYPVLVGVEEEAAAQGQDLILFTGSARAAASADDPAAVRRVRVADGCLFFGRHVPDEPIRRLVEDGFPFVYIGRRDEPGVPYVGADYVSASAQVVARLAGLGHRELRYLREHDQAPASTDRERGVLRGAREAGIDTARLVVRTDGSDLDGLLRRWLEEGVTAVVVEQTDTGAALDGLAAAVDRAGLRCPEDISLALLGAPTGTRGRAPGGGAAYGGFDAPLRAMGRDAVRLLLELIAGAHGQTPRRLLPCEPVEGGTLAAPRTRHI, encoded by the coding sequence GCCACGGTCTCGCTGGTGCTGCGGGGCACTCCGACCGGGATGTCCCTGGCCCGCGAGACCCGCCAGAGGGTGCTCGACGCGGCCGAGGAGCTGGGCTACGTTCCCGACCCGGTCGCCACCCGGTTGGCCTCGGCCAGCAACGCGATGCTGGGGCTGTACACCTTCAGCGCCACCTTCCCCACCGACGTGGCGCACTCCTACTACCCGGTCCTGGTCGGGGTGGAGGAGGAGGCCGCGGCCCAGGGGCAGGACCTCATCCTGTTCACCGGGTCCGCGCGGGCCGCCGCCAGCGCCGACGACCCGGCCGCGGTGCGGCGGGTGCGCGTGGCCGACGGCTGCCTGTTCTTCGGCCGCCACGTGCCCGACGAGCCCATCCGGCGTCTGGTCGAGGACGGCTTCCCGTTCGTCTACATCGGCCGCCGCGACGAGCCCGGCGTGCCCTACGTGGGCGCCGACTACGTCTCGGCCTCGGCGCAGGTGGTGGCGCGTCTGGCCGGTCTGGGCCACCGCGAGCTGCGCTACCTGCGCGAGCACGACCAGGCCCCGGCCTCGACCGACCGCGAGCGGGGTGTGCTGCGGGGCGCCCGCGAGGCCGGGATCGACACCGCGCGCCTGGTGGTGCGCACCGACGGCTCCGACCTGGACGGACTGCTGCGGCGCTGGCTGGAGGAGGGCGTGACCGCCGTCGTGGTCGAGCAGACCGACACCGGCGCCGCCCTGGACGGCCTGGCCGCCGCCGTGGACCGGGCCGGTCTGCGCTGCCCGGAGGACATCTCCCTGGCCCTGCTGGGGGCGCCGACCGGGACCCGGGGCCGCGCTCCGGGCGGCGGCGCGGCCTACGGAGGGTTCGACGCGCCCCTGCGCGCGATGGGCCGCGACGCGGTCCGTCTGCTGCTGGAACTGATCGCGGGCGCCCACGGGCAGACGCCCCGGCGCCTGCTGCCCTGCGAGCCGGTGGAGGGCGGCACCCTCGCCGCGCCCCGGACACGACACATCTGA